One Lutra lutra chromosome 7, mLutLut1.2, whole genome shotgun sequence DNA window includes the following coding sequences:
- the BAG5 gene encoding BAG family molecular chaperone regulator 5, which produces MDMGNQHPAISRLQEIQKEVKSIEQQVIGFSGLSDDKNYKKLERFLTKQLFEIDSVDTEGKGDIQQARKRAAQETERLLKELEQNANHPHRIEIENIFKEAQSLVKEKIVPFYSGGNCVTDEFEEGIQDIILRLTHVKTGGKISLRKARYHTLTKICAVQEIIEDCVKKQPSLPLSEDAHPSVAKINSVMCEVNKARGTLIALLMGVNSNETCRHLSCVLSGLIADLDALDVCGRTEIRNYRREVVEDINKLLKYLDLEEEADTTYAFDLGQNHSILKIEKVLKRMREIKNELLQAQNPPELYLSSKMELQALIGQLDEVSLEKNPCIREARRRAVIEVQTLITYIDLKEALEKRKTLACEEHPAHKAVWDILGNLSEIQGEVLSFDGNRTDKNYIRLEELLTKQLLALDAVDPQGEERCKAARKQAVKLAQNILSYLDLKSDEWEY; this is translated from the coding sequence ATGGATATGGGAAACCAACATCCTGCTATCAGTAGGCTTCAGGAAATCCAAAAGGAAGTAAAAAGCATAGAACAGCAAGTAATTGGCTTCAGTGGTCTGTCAGATGACAAGAATTACAAGAAACTGGAGAGGTTTCTAACGAAACAACTTTTTGAAATAGATTCTGTAGATACTGAAGGAAAAGGAGATATTCAGCAAGCGAGGAAGAGGGCGGCCCAAGAGACAGAGCGTCttctcaaagagctggagcagAACGCAAACCACCCCCACCGGATCGAAATAGAGAACATCTTTAAAGAAGCCCAGTCCCTGGTGAAGGAGAAGATTGTGCCCTTTTACAGTGGGGGCAACTGTGTGACTGACGAATTTGAAGAAGGCATCCAGGATATCATCCTGAGGCTGACACACGTCAAAACGGGAGGGAAGATCTCCTTGCGGAAAGCGAGGTATCACACTTTAACCAAAATATGTGCGGTGCAGGAGATCATTGAAGACTGCGTGAAGAAGCAGCCTTCTCTGCCGCTCTCCGAGGACGCCCATCCTTCCGTCGCCAAAATCAACTCGGTGATGTGTGAGGTGAACAAGGCCAGGGGCACCCTGATCGCACTGCTCATGGGAGTGAACAGTAACGAGACCTGCAGGCACCTATCCTGTGTGCTCTCGGGCCTGATCGCGGACCTGGACGCGCTGGACGTGTGCGGGCGGACGGAAATCAGGAACTACCGGCGCGAGGTGGTGGAAGATATCAACAAATTACTGAAGTATTTGGATTTGGAAGAGGAAGCAGATACTACTTACGCGTTCGACCTGGGACAGaatcattccattttaaaaatagaaaaggtcctcaagagaatgagagaaataaaaaatgaacttcttCAAGCACAGAATCCTCCCGAGTTGTACCTGAGCTCCAAGATGGAGTTGCAGGCTCTGATCGGGCAGTTGGATGAGGTCAGTCTCGAGAAAAACCCTTGCATCCGGGAGGCTCGGAGGAGGGCGGTCATTGAGGTGCAAACCCTGATAACCTACATTGACCTGAAGGAGGCCCTGGAGAAGAGGAAGACGCTGGCTTGCGAGGAGCACCCAGCCCATAAAGCGGTCTGGGACATCCTGGGCAACTTGTCCGAGATCCAGGGCGAAGTTCTCTCGTTTGATGGGAACCGAACCGATAAGAACTACATCCGGCTAGAAGAGCTACTCACGAAGCAGCTGCTGGCCCTGGACGCCGTGGACCCACAAGGAGAAGAAAGGTGTAAGGCCGCCAGGAAGCAGGCGGTGAAGCTCGCCCAGAACATCCTCAGCTATCTGGACCTGAAGTCCGACGAGTGGGAGTACTAG